A region from the Populus trichocarpa isolate Nisqually-1 chromosome 18, P.trichocarpa_v4.1, whole genome shotgun sequence genome encodes:
- the LOC7461560 gene encoding 2-oxoglutarate-Fe(II) type oxidoreductase hxnY isoform X1, with translation MEKKQSGTGNATGPATKEVSFLNRIDLSSPDIHQSVSLLKQACLDCGFFYVINHGMSEELMEEVFEQNKKFFELPLSEKMKVLRNEKHRGYTPLFDELLDPDNQVHGDYKEGYYIGVEVPEDDPKAEKPFYGPNVWPSDDILPGWRHTMEKYYPEALEVARAIVRIIALALDLEADFFDKPEILGQPLVLLRLLKYPGQISDPSNGLYGAGAHTDYGLITLLATDDVYGLQICKDKDAQPRVWEFIAPLKGAFIVNLGDMLERWSNCLFKSTLHRVLGNGQERYSIAYFVEPSYDCLVECLPTCKSEKNPPKFPPVIYGDYLGQRYKDTHIDLNVYNKLQS, from the exons atggagaaaaagcAGTCTGGTACTGGTAATGCTACGGGTCCTGCTACTAAGGAAGTCTCCTTCCTCAATCGCATCGATCTTTCCAGTCCCGATATTCACCAATCTGTTTCTCTTCTCAAACAg GCATGTTTGGATTGTGGATTTTTTTACGTGATCAATCATGGGATGAGTGAAGAATTGATGGAGGAGgtatttgagcaaaacaagaaatttttcGAGTTGCCATTAAGTGAGAAAATGAAAGTTTTAAGGAACGAGAAGCATAGAGGCTACACTCCTCTTTTTGATGAGCTCCTGGATCCTGATAATCAAGTTCATG GAGATTATAAGGAGGGTTATTACATTGGAGTTGAAGTGCCTGAAGATGATCCTAAAGCTGAGAAGCCATTTTATGGGCCCAATGTTTGGCCTTCAGatg ATATTTTGCCTGGTTGGAGGCACACTATGGAGAAGTATTACCCAGAGGCATT AGAAGTAGCAAGAGCCATTGTAAGGATCATAGCACTTGCACTTGATCTGGAGGCTGATTTCTTTGATAAGCCAGAAATTCTTGGCCAGCCACTTGTGTTATTGCGATTGCTAAAGTATCCAG GTCAGATTTCTGATCCCTCAAATGGATTATATGGAGCTGGAGCACATACTGATTATGGTCTCATTACCCTCTTAGCTACAGATGATGTTTATGGCCTCCAA ATATGCAAGGATAAAGATGCTCAACCTCGAGTATGGGAATTCATAGCACCATTGAAAGG AGCATTCATAGTGAATCTTGGTGACATGCTGGAACGCTGGAGCAACTGtcttttcaa GTCCACGCTGCACAGAGTTTTAGGGAATGGTCAAGAGCGATATTCt ATTGCTTATTTTGTGGAACCTAGTTATGACTGTCTTGTCGAATGCTTGCCAACCTGCAAGTCCGAGAAAAATCCACCCAA
- the LOC7488938 gene encoding 2-oxoglutarate-Fe(II) type oxidoreductase hxnY isoform X1 — protein MENMPKQDDTPEPTTISFLNCIDLSTPDVQQSVSLLKQACLDCGFFYVTNHGISQEFMEEVFSQSKKFFELPLSEKMKVLRNEKHRGYTPVLDELLDPDNQIHVGDYKEGYYIGVEVPEDDPEADKPFYGPNVWPADGILPGWRQTMEKFHQQALGVARAVARIIALALDLEADFFDKPEMLGHPIAVMRLLHYAGQISDPSKGLYGAGAHSDYGLITLLATDNVYGLQICKDKDAQPQVWEFVAPLKGAFVVNLGDMLERWSNCIFKSTLHRVLGNGQERYSIAYFVEPSHECLVECLPTCKSEKNPPKFPPIKCEAYLSQRYKDTHADLKVYNKH, from the exons atggagaATATGCCGAAGCAGGATGATACTCCCGAGCCTACAACAATTTCCTTCCTTAATTGCATCGATCTTTCAACCCCTGATGTCCAGCAATCTGTTTCCCTTCTCAAACag GCGTGTTTGGATTGTGGATTTTTTTACGTGACAAATCACGGGATAAGCCAAGAATTCATGGAGGAGGTGTTTTCGCAGAGtaagaaattttttgaattgccATTGAGTGAGAAAATGAAGGTTTTAAGGAATGAGAAGCATAGGGGTTATACTCCTGTTCTGGATGAGCTCTTGGATCCTGATAATCAAATTCATG TAGGAGACTATAAGGAGGGGTATTACATTGGAGTTGAAGTCCCTGAAGATGATCCTGAAGCTGACAAACCTTTTTATGGGCCCAATGTCTGGCCTGCAGatg GTATTTTGCCTGGATGGAGGCAGACTATGGAGAAGTTTCATCAACAAGCACT AGGGGTGGCTAGAGCAGTAGCTAGGATCATAGCACTTGCGCTTGATCTGGAGGCTGATTTCTTTGATAAGCCAGAAATGCTTGGACATCCAATTGCAGTCATGCGTTTGCTGCACTATGCAG GTCAGATTTCCGATCCCTCAAAAGGATTATATGGGGCTGGAGCACATTCTGATTATGGTCTGATTACCCTCTTAGCCACTGATAATGTTTATGGCCTCCAA ATATGCAAGGATAAAGATGCTCAACCTCAAGTATGGGAATTTGTAGCACCATTGAAGGG AGCATTTGTAGTGAATCTTGGTGACATGCTGGAGCGCTGGAGCAACTGTATTTTCAA GTCCACCTTGCACAGAGTTTTAGGGAATGGTCAAGAGCGATATTCT ATTGCCTATTTTGTGGAACCCAGTCATGAATGTCTCGTGGAATGCTTGCCAACCTGCAAGTCAGAAAAAAACCCCCCCAA GTTTCCTCCTATCAAATGTGAGGCTTACCTTAGCCAACGCTACAAGGACACTCATGCTGATCTGAAAGTATACAACAAACATTAA
- the LOC7461560 gene encoding 2-oxoglutarate-Fe(II) type oxidoreductase hxnY isoform X3: MEKKQSGTGNATGPATKEVSFLNRIDLSSPDIHQSVSLLKQACLDCGFFYVINHGMSEELMEEVFEQNKKFFELPLSEKMKVLRNEKHRGYTPLFDELLDPDNQVHGDYKEGYYIGVEVPEDDPKAEKPFYGPNVWPSDDILPGWRHTMEKYYPEALEVARAIVRIIALALDLEADFFDKPEILGQPLVLLRLLKYPGQISDPSNGLYGAGAHTDYGLITLLATDDVYGLQICKDKDAQPRVWEFIAPLKGAFIVNLGDMLERWSNCLFKSTLHRVLGNGQERYSIAYFVEPSYDCLVECLPTCKSEKNPPKRVLPITRIPFHANVHRPCAI; encoded by the exons atggagaaaaagcAGTCTGGTACTGGTAATGCTACGGGTCCTGCTACTAAGGAAGTCTCCTTCCTCAATCGCATCGATCTTTCCAGTCCCGATATTCACCAATCTGTTTCTCTTCTCAAACAg GCATGTTTGGATTGTGGATTTTTTTACGTGATCAATCATGGGATGAGTGAAGAATTGATGGAGGAGgtatttgagcaaaacaagaaatttttcGAGTTGCCATTAAGTGAGAAAATGAAAGTTTTAAGGAACGAGAAGCATAGAGGCTACACTCCTCTTTTTGATGAGCTCCTGGATCCTGATAATCAAGTTCATG GAGATTATAAGGAGGGTTATTACATTGGAGTTGAAGTGCCTGAAGATGATCCTAAAGCTGAGAAGCCATTTTATGGGCCCAATGTTTGGCCTTCAGatg ATATTTTGCCTGGTTGGAGGCACACTATGGAGAAGTATTACCCAGAGGCATT AGAAGTAGCAAGAGCCATTGTAAGGATCATAGCACTTGCACTTGATCTGGAGGCTGATTTCTTTGATAAGCCAGAAATTCTTGGCCAGCCACTTGTGTTATTGCGATTGCTAAAGTATCCAG GTCAGATTTCTGATCCCTCAAATGGATTATATGGAGCTGGAGCACATACTGATTATGGTCTCATTACCCTCTTAGCTACAGATGATGTTTATGGCCTCCAA ATATGCAAGGATAAAGATGCTCAACCTCGAGTATGGGAATTCATAGCACCATTGAAAGG AGCATTCATAGTGAATCTTGGTGACATGCTGGAACGCTGGAGCAACTGtcttttcaa GTCCACGCTGCACAGAGTTTTAGGGAATGGTCAAGAGCGATATTCt ATTGCTTATTTTGTGGAACCTAGTTATGACTGTCTTGTCGAATGCTTGCCAACCTGCAAGTCCGAGAAAAATCCACCCAA AAGAGTTTTGCCTATTACAAGAATTCCTTTCCATGCAAATGTTCACCGGCCTTGTGCAATATGA
- the LOC7461560 gene encoding 2-oxoglutarate-Fe(II) type oxidoreductase hxnY isoform X2 has product MEKKQSGTGNATGPATKEVSFLNRIDLSSPDIHQSVSLLKQACLDCGFFYVINHGMSEELMEEVFEQNKKFFELPLSEKMKVLRNEKHRGYTPLFDELLDPDNQVHGDYKEGYYIGVEVPEDDPKAEKPFYGPNVWPSDDILPGWRHTMEKYYPEALEVARAIVRIIALALDLEADFFDKPEILGQPLVLLRLLKYPGQISDPSNGLYGAGAHTDYGLITLLATDDVYGLQICKDKDAQPRVWEFIAPLKGAFIVNLGDMLERWSNCLFKSTLHRVLGNGQERYSIAYFVEPSYDCLVECLPTCKSEKNPPKRKRKNKIIWQRQNLTSPAPRNKKV; this is encoded by the exons atggagaaaaagcAGTCTGGTACTGGTAATGCTACGGGTCCTGCTACTAAGGAAGTCTCCTTCCTCAATCGCATCGATCTTTCCAGTCCCGATATTCACCAATCTGTTTCTCTTCTCAAACAg GCATGTTTGGATTGTGGATTTTTTTACGTGATCAATCATGGGATGAGTGAAGAATTGATGGAGGAGgtatttgagcaaaacaagaaatttttcGAGTTGCCATTAAGTGAGAAAATGAAAGTTTTAAGGAACGAGAAGCATAGAGGCTACACTCCTCTTTTTGATGAGCTCCTGGATCCTGATAATCAAGTTCATG GAGATTATAAGGAGGGTTATTACATTGGAGTTGAAGTGCCTGAAGATGATCCTAAAGCTGAGAAGCCATTTTATGGGCCCAATGTTTGGCCTTCAGatg ATATTTTGCCTGGTTGGAGGCACACTATGGAGAAGTATTACCCAGAGGCATT AGAAGTAGCAAGAGCCATTGTAAGGATCATAGCACTTGCACTTGATCTGGAGGCTGATTTCTTTGATAAGCCAGAAATTCTTGGCCAGCCACTTGTGTTATTGCGATTGCTAAAGTATCCAG GTCAGATTTCTGATCCCTCAAATGGATTATATGGAGCTGGAGCACATACTGATTATGGTCTCATTACCCTCTTAGCTACAGATGATGTTTATGGCCTCCAA ATATGCAAGGATAAAGATGCTCAACCTCGAGTATGGGAATTCATAGCACCATTGAAAGG AGCATTCATAGTGAATCTTGGTGACATGCTGGAACGCTGGAGCAACTGtcttttcaa GTCCACGCTGCACAGAGTTTTAGGGAATGGTCAAGAGCGATATTCt ATTGCTTATTTTGTGGAACCTAGTTATGACTGTCTTGTCGAATGCTTGCCAACCTGCAAGTCCGAGAAAAATCCACCCAA
- the LOC7488938 gene encoding 2-oxoglutarate-Fe(II) type oxidoreductase hxnY isoform X2: MENMPKQDDTPEPTTISFLNCIDLSTPDVQQSVSLLKQACLDCGFFYVTNHGISQEFMEEVFSQSKKFFELPLSEKMKVLRNEKHRGYTPVLDELLDPDNQIHGDYKEGYYIGVEVPEDDPEADKPFYGPNVWPADGILPGWRQTMEKFHQQALGVARAVARIIALALDLEADFFDKPEMLGHPIAVMRLLHYAGQISDPSKGLYGAGAHSDYGLITLLATDNVYGLQICKDKDAQPQVWEFVAPLKGAFVVNLGDMLERWSNCIFKSTLHRVLGNGQERYSIAYFVEPSHECLVECLPTCKSEKNPPKFPPIKCEAYLSQRYKDTHADLKVYNKH, translated from the exons atggagaATATGCCGAAGCAGGATGATACTCCCGAGCCTACAACAATTTCCTTCCTTAATTGCATCGATCTTTCAACCCCTGATGTCCAGCAATCTGTTTCCCTTCTCAAACag GCGTGTTTGGATTGTGGATTTTTTTACGTGACAAATCACGGGATAAGCCAAGAATTCATGGAGGAGGTGTTTTCGCAGAGtaagaaattttttgaattgccATTGAGTGAGAAAATGAAGGTTTTAAGGAATGAGAAGCATAGGGGTTATACTCCTGTTCTGGATGAGCTCTTGGATCCTGATAATCAAATTCATG GAGACTATAAGGAGGGGTATTACATTGGAGTTGAAGTCCCTGAAGATGATCCTGAAGCTGACAAACCTTTTTATGGGCCCAATGTCTGGCCTGCAGatg GTATTTTGCCTGGATGGAGGCAGACTATGGAGAAGTTTCATCAACAAGCACT AGGGGTGGCTAGAGCAGTAGCTAGGATCATAGCACTTGCGCTTGATCTGGAGGCTGATTTCTTTGATAAGCCAGAAATGCTTGGACATCCAATTGCAGTCATGCGTTTGCTGCACTATGCAG GTCAGATTTCCGATCCCTCAAAAGGATTATATGGGGCTGGAGCACATTCTGATTATGGTCTGATTACCCTCTTAGCCACTGATAATGTTTATGGCCTCCAA ATATGCAAGGATAAAGATGCTCAACCTCAAGTATGGGAATTTGTAGCACCATTGAAGGG AGCATTTGTAGTGAATCTTGGTGACATGCTGGAGCGCTGGAGCAACTGTATTTTCAA GTCCACCTTGCACAGAGTTTTAGGGAATGGTCAAGAGCGATATTCT ATTGCCTATTTTGTGGAACCCAGTCATGAATGTCTCGTGGAATGCTTGCCAACCTGCAAGTCAGAAAAAAACCCCCCCAA GTTTCCTCCTATCAAATGTGAGGCTTACCTTAGCCAACGCTACAAGGACACTCATGCTGATCTGAAAGTATACAACAAACATTAA